The DNA window TCCTTGGCATCAAAGCACCCATCCGTGCTTTCCATCTTGAAGGCCTACCGCTGCTCCCACTTGAGAGGTCGGGTCCTATCCGATCATCCAAATCCTCTGGTGGTACATCACTCCCAGCATTGTCCAGCACGCCACTCTCATCAATGCTCCGAGCATCCTGCAACTCACCAGCACCGCCTGGCGTGTCAAAATTGACAGCAAGTGCTCCACTCCTGCTAACCCGGAGACGCTCAGCACACTCGGACGTCACCCGGCGGCACTTCTTCACCTTAACCTTGACAAGGCGTGGGCAGCCTACAGCAAGCTTATCCATCCCCGCATCAGACACCGGACACGCCTTGATGCACAGCTTACGCAAGGCAGCACATTTGGCCGCAACACATGAGATCTCCGCATCTCCAAACGTGTCGGAACCGCACAGTGCAAGCCGCTCTAGGATGGGACAGTTGGTGCCAATCAATTCAAGACTGGAATATGTCAAATTCACACCAATGAGGACCAATTCCTGCAAGCTGGCGCATTTCTGTGCCACAGCAGCGAGCCCACGGTCACCAATCCTGTTTGCCTTCCATCCATCAACATGCAGCTTGCGGAGGCGTGGCGACTTGGCAGCAAGCGCAGCTAACCCAACATCCGTAACCTCAGGTGCCTTTGCGAGGTAGAGGACCTCGAGCCCAAACAAGGCAGCTACACCGCGGTCGCTGACCTGCAGCTTCTCGAGGTGGAGCTCGGATAGAGGGGAATCCCTTGGGACGTCCTGGAGCACGGGGTCCCAGTCGCCGGAGCAGCGGATAATCTTGAGGGTTTTGAGGTTGGGCGACTGGGTGATCAAACAGGAGAAGCACTGGCCGTTGTAGAGCTCCTTGAGGGACAGAGACTGGAGGCGTGGGCCGGAGACGGCGATGGGCTCCGAGTCGGCGAGGCCACGGAGGCGCTTGATGGAGAGCTCCTCGAGGTGGAGGCAGGAGCGGAGCACAGCCTCGATTCCCT is part of the Panicum hallii strain FIL2 chromosome 2, PHallii_v3.1, whole genome shotgun sequence genome and encodes:
- the LOC112879880 gene encoding F-box protein At1g47056; this encodes MGQCPSAPRRRKAPPPFPPPSFPAPPAPPAPLLASIDGEDHTADLPEELLALVFGLLGSGDRKRCSLVCRRWLAAEAASRLRLALDARAPLLADSALPRLLARFPAVSKLALKCDRRAESVGDPALALVADRLGPGLRRLKLRALRAVTDDGVAALAAAAANLRKLSVGSCAFGAKGIEAVLRSCLHLEELSIKRLRGLADSEPIAVSGPRLQSLSLKELYNGQCFSCLITQSPNLKTLKIIRCSGDWDPVLQDVPRDSPLSELHLEKLQVSDRGVAALFGLEVLYLAKAPEVTDVGLAALAAKSPRLRKLHVDGWKANRIGDRGLAAVAQKCASLQELVLIGVNLTYSSLELIGTNCPILERLALCGSDTFGDAEISCVAAKCAALRKLCIKACPVSDAGMDKLAVGCPRLVKVKVKKCRRVTSECAERLRVSRSGALAVNFDTPGGAGELQDARSIDESGVLDNAGSDVPPEDLDDRIGPDLSSGSSGRPSRWKARMGALMPRSLSVSIFRRQPRGASYTSHES